TCGCCCACCGTTTTCACCTCGGCAAGTGCTTTTTGCAGCTCCGCAATGATCTTTTCGCGTTCTACCTGAGCATCTTTTAATGCTTCTATATTATTTTGGGCCTGTTGATATAGTTTGGCATTTTCTATGGCGATGCCGATCTGGCGACCGATATTGCCACAAAGTTCCAGTTCCTCATTCTGAAACTCTCTAATAGAAAATGAATAGATGGTGATAATGCCCAGTTTTA
The Desulfobacterales bacterium DNA segment above includes these coding regions:
- a CDS encoding GAF domain-containing protein, with protein sequence MQIGARSALHFPIVHQEVKLGIITIYSFSIREFQNEELELCGNIGRQIGIAIENAKLYQQAQNNIEALKDAQVEREKIIAELQKALAEVKTVGELLPICSHCKNIRDDQGYWNRIEAYIHKHSGTEFSHGICPECAKKYYPEFKLYDD